A DNA window from Bradyrhizobium sp. CCBAU 53421 contains the following coding sequences:
- a CDS encoding uroporphyrinogen-III synthase produces MADRLNGYRILILETREEAQFSRLLAEQGADVLQCPMFTIHDAPDPAPIEAWIRRAIERPLDDLVLMTGEGLRRLMKVVRRIGVEAEFVGGLGKARKFARGPKPGRALREIGLEPQMTTEKPTSEGVAEMLSKLDLKGHRLGLQLYPDKDHAALIGAIKAQGADVDTVLPYVYDAQAADANIVTAIEEMAQGRIDAIALTNLGQVRRLIEVARARGSEDRLRQGFERTPIASVGPAVSDELKSHGLRTDIYPAEDAFFMRPLISAMAAALTKNPPRAAAR; encoded by the coding sequence ATGGCTGACCGGCTGAACGGCTACCGCATCCTGATCCTCGAGACCCGGGAGGAGGCACAGTTTTCCCGCCTGCTCGCCGAGCAGGGGGCGGACGTGCTGCAATGTCCGATGTTCACCATCCACGACGCGCCGGATCCGGCGCCGATCGAGGCCTGGATTCGCCGCGCCATCGAGCGGCCGCTCGACGACCTCGTGCTGATGACCGGCGAAGGCCTGCGCCGGCTGATGAAGGTGGTGCGCCGGATCGGGGTCGAGGCGGAGTTCGTCGGCGGCCTCGGCAAGGCGCGCAAATTCGCCCGAGGTCCCAAGCCCGGCCGGGCGCTGCGCGAGATCGGCCTCGAGCCGCAGATGACGACCGAGAAGCCGACCTCGGAAGGCGTCGCCGAGATGCTGTCGAAGCTCGACCTGAAGGGCCATCGGCTCGGCCTGCAGCTCTATCCGGACAAGGATCACGCTGCGCTGATCGGTGCGATCAAGGCGCAGGGCGCGGATGTCGATACGGTGTTGCCCTATGTCTACGACGCGCAGGCCGCCGACGCCAACATCGTGACAGCGATCGAGGAGATGGCGCAAGGCCGTATTGATGCGATCGCGTTGACCAATCTCGGCCAGGTCCGCCGCCTCATCGAGGTGGCACGGGCGCGCGGCAGCGAGGACAGGTTACGTCAGGGGTTCGAGCGTACGCCGATCGCGTCCGTCGGTCCGGCGGTATCGGACGAGCTCAAGTCCCATGGCCTGCGCACCGATATCTATCCGGCGGAAGACGCCTTCTTCATGCGGCCGTTGATATCGGCGATGGCGGCGGCACTTACGAAAAATCCGCCGCGCGCGGCGGCGCGGTAG
- a CDS encoding Crp/Fnr family transcriptional regulator produces the protein MIAADYLKRIAAWSRELSEQEIEIARAGISEKSYRANEFIFMRGDNFQYWTGIVTGLARMGIVSRGGKAASFAGLTAGAWFGEGTVLKNELRRYDVVALRDTRLAMMDRRTFVWLFENSVGFNRFLVGQLNERLGQFIALLEYGRTLDATARLARSIASLFNPILYPELTLHLEITQEEIGALSGISRQNANQCLKRLEREGLLRLEYGGVTIIELDRLRHYGE, from the coding sequence ATGATCGCTGCTGATTACCTGAAGCGCATCGCGGCCTGGTCGCGCGAATTGAGCGAGCAAGAAATCGAGATCGCGCGCGCCGGCATTTCCGAGAAGTCCTACCGCGCCAACGAATTCATCTTCATGCGCGGCGACAATTTCCAGTACTGGACCGGCATCGTCACCGGGCTGGCGCGGATGGGCATCGTCTCGCGCGGCGGCAAGGCCGCGAGCTTCGCAGGCCTCACTGCCGGCGCCTGGTTCGGCGAGGGCACCGTGCTCAAGAACGAGCTGCGGCGCTACGACGTGGTCGCGCTGCGCGACACCAGGCTTGCGATGATGGATCGCCGGACCTTCGTCTGGCTGTTCGAGAACAGCGTCGGCTTCAACCGCTTCCTGGTGGGGCAGCTCAACGAGCGGCTCGGCCAGTTCATCGCGCTGCTCGAATATGGCCGCACGCTGGACGCCACCGCGCGGCTGGCGCGCTCGATCGCCTCGCTGTTCAATCCGATTCTCTACCCCGAGCTGACCCTGCACCTCGAAATCACCCAGGAGGAGATCGGGGCGCTGTCGGGAATCTCCCGGCAGAACGCCAACCAGTGCCTGAAGCGGCTCGAGCGCGAAGGGCTGCTGCGGCTCGAATATGGCGGGGTGACGATCATCGAGCTCGACCGGCTGCGCCACTACGGGGAGTGA
- a CDS encoding ABC transporter ATP-binding protein produces the protein MASSLEVRGVSLRFGGVRALTEVSFGVNEGELFSIIGPNGAGKTSIVNCISGRYRPTEGQLFYRGQDITGLTPNARPRLGIGRTFQNLALFHHMSVLDNIMVGRHHLLKNNFITGSLYWLTGARREELEHRRKVEEIIDFLDLQSVRKATAGTLPYGLRKRVELARAMALEPQLILLDEPMAGMNFEEKEDMARYIVDLNEEFGMTVMMIEHDMGVVMDISHRVMVLDFGRKIAEGDPAAVLADPHVKRAYLGEEDEALVDPDDKPAVRESAA, from the coding sequence GTGGCTAGTAGTCTCGAGGTGCGCGGGGTCTCATTGCGCTTTGGCGGCGTCCGCGCGCTGACCGAAGTGAGCTTCGGCGTCAACGAAGGCGAGCTGTTCTCCATCATCGGCCCGAACGGTGCCGGCAAGACCTCGATCGTCAATTGCATCTCGGGCCGCTACCGGCCGACCGAGGGCCAGCTGTTCTATCGCGGCCAGGACATCACCGGCCTCACCCCGAACGCGCGGCCCCGGCTCGGCATCGGCCGGACCTTCCAGAATCTGGCGCTGTTCCACCACATGAGCGTGCTCGACAACATCATGGTCGGCCGCCACCACCTCTTGAAGAACAACTTCATCACGGGCTCGCTGTACTGGCTGACCGGCGCGCGCCGCGAGGAGCTGGAGCATCGCCGCAAGGTCGAGGAGATCATCGACTTCCTCGATCTGCAGTCGGTGCGCAAGGCGACCGCGGGCACACTGCCCTATGGCTTGCGCAAGCGCGTCGAGCTCGCCCGCGCGATGGCGCTGGAGCCGCAACTGATCCTGCTCGACGAGCCTATGGCCGGCATGAACTTCGAAGAGAAGGAGGACATGGCGCGCTACATCGTCGATCTCAACGAAGAGTTCGGCATGACGGTGATGATGATCGAGCACGACATGGGCGTCGTGATGGACATCTCCCACCGCGTCATGGTGCTGGATTTCGGCCGCAAGATCGCCGAGGGCGATCCGGCGGCCGTGCTCGCCGATCCCCACGTCAAGCGCGCCTATCTCGGCGAAGAGGACGAGGCGCTGGTCGATCCCGACGACAAGCCGGCCGTGCGGGAGAGCGCGGCATGA
- the gmd gene encoding GDP-mannose 4,6-dehydratase, with amino-acid sequence MTAQDSKRRVALITGVTGQDGAYLAEYLLGLGYTVHGIKRRSSSFNTARVDHLYQDPHAGNVPFLMHYGDMTDSTNLIRLMQQIRPTEIYNLAAQSHVQVSFESPEYTANADAIGVLRLLEAIRILGMEKETRFYQASTSELYGLVQEVPQKETTPFYPRSPYGVAKLYGYWITVNYREAYGMFASNGILFNHESPIRGETFVTRKITRAVARIEVGLENKLYLGNLDAKRDWGHARDYVEGMHMILQADEPGDFVLATGETRSVREFVELAFAEVGRSIEWRGKGVEEVGVDKATGNTLVQIDPAYFRPTEVDLLIGDASKARAKLGWAPKTPFAQLVKEMVASDLVEARQDAANGKHGV; translated from the coding sequence ATGACGGCTCAGGACTCAAAGCGGCGCGTTGCGCTGATCACCGGCGTCACCGGGCAGGACGGCGCGTATCTCGCCGAATATCTGCTCGGCCTCGGCTATACCGTGCACGGGATCAAGCGCCGCTCATCCTCGTTCAACACCGCGCGCGTCGACCATCTCTACCAGGACCCGCACGCCGGCAACGTGCCGTTCCTGATGCACTACGGCGACATGACCGATTCCACCAACCTGATCCGCCTGATGCAGCAGATCCGGCCGACCGAGATCTACAACCTCGCCGCCCAGAGCCACGTCCAGGTCAGCTTCGAGAGCCCGGAATACACCGCCAACGCCGACGCCATCGGCGTGCTGCGCCTCTTGGAGGCGATCCGCATCCTCGGCATGGAGAAGGAGACCAGATTCTACCAGGCCTCGACTTCGGAGCTCTATGGGCTCGTGCAGGAGGTGCCGCAGAAGGAGACCACGCCGTTCTATCCGCGCTCGCCCTATGGCGTCGCCAAGCTCTACGGCTACTGGATCACGGTGAACTACCGCGAGGCTTACGGCATGTTCGCGAGCAACGGCATTCTGTTCAACCACGAGAGCCCGATCCGCGGCGAGACCTTCGTGACGCGCAAGATCACCCGCGCCGTCGCCCGCATCGAGGTCGGGCTGGAGAACAAGCTCTATCTCGGCAATCTCGATGCCAAGCGCGACTGGGGCCACGCCCGCGACTATGTCGAGGGCATGCACATGATCCTGCAGGCCGACGAGCCCGGCGACTTCGTGCTCGCGACCGGAGAGACGCGCTCGGTCCGCGAATTCGTCGAGCTGGCGTTCGCGGAGGTCGGCCGCAGCATCGAATGGCGCGGCAAGGGCGTCGAGGAGGTCGGCGTCGACAAGGCGACCGGCAATACGCTGGTGCAGATCGACCCGGCCTATTTCCGCCCGACCGAGGTCGATCTTCTGATTGGCGACGCCAGCAAGGCGCGCGCCAAGCTCGGCTGGGCGCCGAAGACGCCGTTCGCGCAACTGGTGAAGGAAATGGTCGCCAGCGATCTCGTCGAAGCCAGGCAGGATGCGGCCAATGGCAAGCACGGCGTTTGA
- a CDS encoding GDP-L-fucose synthase, with protein MASTAFELKGKSVFVAGHRGMVGSALMRRLAREQADLLTVSRGEVDLRDQAAVNAWFAAKRPQAVFLAAAKVGGIVANNTLRAEFLYDNLAIATNVIQAAHANGCVKLMFFGSSCIYPRLAPQPLREDSMLTGPLEPTNEPYAIAKIAGIKMAEAYRSQYGADFISVMPTNLYGPGDNYHPEYSHVVAALIRRFHEAKVSGAGNVVVWGTGTPRREFLYVDDLADACIHLMKTYSSPELVNIGTGEDITIAEFARVVAAAVGYRGEISFDTSRPDGTPRKLLDVGRLAKLGWRATTSLEDGIKLAYQAYLNETKQAAE; from the coding sequence ATGGCAAGCACGGCGTTTGAACTGAAGGGCAAGTCGGTCTTCGTAGCCGGCCATCGCGGCATGGTCGGCTCGGCGCTAATGCGCCGGCTGGCGCGCGAACAAGCCGATCTCCTGACGGTGTCACGCGGCGAGGTCGACCTGCGCGACCAGGCTGCAGTCAACGCCTGGTTTGCCGCGAAGCGGCCGCAGGCGGTGTTCCTCGCCGCCGCCAAGGTCGGTGGCATCGTCGCCAACAACACGCTGCGGGCCGAATTCCTCTACGACAACCTGGCGATCGCGACCAACGTGATCCAGGCGGCCCATGCCAATGGCTGCGTGAAGCTGATGTTCTTCGGCTCCTCCTGCATCTATCCGCGCCTCGCGCCTCAGCCGCTGCGCGAGGACTCGATGCTGACCGGCCCGCTGGAGCCGACCAACGAGCCCTATGCCATCGCCAAGATCGCCGGCATCAAGATGGCCGAGGCCTATCGCAGCCAGTACGGCGCCGATTTCATCAGCGTGATGCCGACCAATCTCTACGGTCCCGGCGACAACTATCATCCCGAATACAGCCACGTCGTCGCCGCGCTGATCCGCCGCTTCCACGAGGCCAAGGTTTCCGGCGCCGGCAATGTCGTGGTGTGGGGCACCGGCACGCCGCGCCGCGAATTCCTCTATGTCGACGATCTCGCCGACGCCTGTATTCATTTGATGAAGACCTACTCCTCGCCGGAGCTGGTCAATATCGGCACCGGCGAGGACATCACCATCGCCGAATTCGCCCGCGTGGTCGCCGCCGCCGTCGGCTATCGCGGCGAGATCAGTTTCGACACCTCGCGTCCCGACGGCACGCCGCGCAAGCTGCTCGACGTCGGCCGGCTCGCCAAGCTCGGCTGGCGCGCCACCACCTCGCTCGAGGATGGCATCAAGCTCGCCTACCAGGCCTATCTGAACGAGACCAAGCAGGCGGCGGAGTAG
- a CDS encoding long-chain fatty acid--CoA ligase, whose translation MMNYAGRAAQADTFPKMLRLNAREHGSEIALREKDLGLWREFTWNDYQTRSHDFALGMVELGLGRGDVIGIIGDNRPDWVAAEIAAHAIGAMSLGLYRDVLDEEASYLLTYGEAKLVFAEDEEQVDKLLGLADRVPHLKHIVYSDPRGMRKYDDPRLMEASKLVALGRDRAAREPGLYERLVDATKGDDVAILCTTSGTTANPKLAMLSAGRVLRHCATYLAFDPKGPDDEYVSVLPLPWIMEQIYALGKALLSRMKVNFVEEPDTMMHDFREIAPTFVLFAPRVWESIAADVRAGVMDASPFKQRLYDLGMKTGLAALAEGKHSMLADQLLFRALRDRLGFTRLRSAATGGAALGPDTFKFFQAMGVPLRTLYGQTELLGAYTLHPEGKVDPDTTGVPMADNIEIRIDNADVNGVGEIVVRHPNMFHGYYKNPEASVAEIKDGWMHSGDAGYYNDNRQLVVIDRIKDLAETSRGERFSPQYIENKLKFSPYVAEAVVLGAGRDALAAMICIRYSIISKWAEKNRISFTTYTDLSSRPEVYALLKKEVETVNATLPPAQRISRFLLLYKELDADDGELTRTRKVRRGVINEKYADIIEAIYRGKASIPVDTVIRFQDGTTQRVRTTLEVVDLGRAAIAEAAE comes from the coding sequence ATGATGAATTACGCCGGTCGCGCCGCGCAGGCCGACACCTTTCCCAAGATGCTGCGCCTCAACGCCAGGGAGCACGGCAGCGAGATCGCGCTGCGCGAGAAGGATCTCGGGCTGTGGCGCGAATTCACCTGGAACGACTACCAGACCCGCTCCCATGATTTCGCGCTCGGCATGGTCGAGCTCGGGCTCGGCCGCGGCGACGTGATCGGCATCATCGGCGACAACCGGCCGGACTGGGTCGCCGCCGAGATCGCGGCCCACGCGATCGGCGCGATGAGCCTCGGTCTCTACCGCGACGTGCTGGACGAGGAAGCTTCCTATCTCCTGACCTATGGCGAGGCCAAGCTGGTCTTCGCCGAGGACGAGGAACAGGTCGACAAGCTGCTCGGCCTCGCCGACCGGGTGCCTCACCTGAAACACATCGTCTATTCCGATCCGCGCGGCATGCGGAAATACGACGATCCGCGCCTGATGGAGGCGAGCAAGCTGGTCGCACTCGGCCGCGACCGCGCTGCGCGCGAGCCTGGGCTCTACGAACGGCTGGTCGACGCCACCAAGGGCGACGACGTCGCGATCCTCTGCACGACCTCGGGCACGACCGCCAACCCGAAGCTTGCGATGCTCTCGGCAGGGCGGGTGCTGCGGCACTGCGCGACCTATCTCGCCTTCGATCCGAAGGGGCCGGACGACGAGTATGTTTCGGTGCTGCCACTGCCATGGATCATGGAACAGATCTACGCCCTGGGCAAAGCGCTGCTCTCCCGAATGAAGGTCAACTTCGTCGAAGAGCCCGACACCATGATGCACGACTTCCGCGAGATCGCGCCGACCTTCGTGCTGTTCGCGCCGCGGGTCTGGGAATCGATCGCGGCCGACGTCCGCGCCGGGGTGATGGATGCCTCGCCGTTCAAGCAGCGGCTCTACGATCTCGGCATGAAGACCGGGCTTGCGGCGCTCGCCGAGGGCAAGCACTCGATGCTCGCCGACCAGCTCCTGTTCCGTGCGCTGCGCGACCGGCTCGGCTTCACGCGGCTGCGTTCGGCGGCAACCGGCGGTGCGGCGCTCGGGCCGGATACTTTCAAGTTCTTCCAGGCGATGGGCGTGCCGCTGCGCACACTCTACGGCCAGACTGAATTGCTCGGCGCCTACACGCTGCATCCCGAGGGCAAGGTCGATCCCGATACCACGGGCGTGCCGATGGCCGACAACATCGAGATCCGCATCGACAATGCCGACGTCAACGGCGTCGGCGAGATCGTGGTGCGGCACCCCAACATGTTCCACGGCTACTACAAGAACCCCGAAGCATCGGTCGCCGAGATCAAGGACGGCTGGATGCATTCGGGCGATGCGGGCTACTACAATGACAACCGGCAGCTCGTGGTGATCGACCGCATCAAGGATCTCGCCGAGACCTCGCGCGGCGAGCGCTTCTCGCCGCAATATATCGAGAACAAGCTGAAGTTCTCGCCCTATGTCGCCGAGGCGGTGGTGCTTGGCGCCGGCCGCGACGCGCTCGCGGCGATGATCTGCATCCGCTACTCGATCATCTCGAAATGGGCGGAGAAGAACCGGATCTCGTTCACGACCTATACCGATCTCTCCTCGCGGCCGGAGGTCTACGCGCTGCTGAAGAAAGAGGTCGAGACGGTCAACGCCACCCTGCCGCCCGCGCAGCGCATCTCGCGCTTCCTGCTGCTTTACAAGGAGCTCGATGCCGACGACGGCGAGCTGACGCGGACCCGAAAGGTCCGCCGCGGCGTCATCAACGAGAAATACGCCGACATCATCGAGGCGATCTACCGCGGCAAGGCCAGCATCCCCGTCGACACCGTGATCCGCTTC
- the purU gene encoding formyltetrahydrofolate deformylase: MPDHQFVLTLSCPDRPGIVSAVSTFLAHNGQNILDAQQFDDIETGKFFMRVVFTAADLAVGLPALQTGFAAIAERFAMEWQMRDRASRRRVMLLVSKSDHCLVDILYRWRTGELEMIPTAIVSNHPRETYGSLDFGDIPFHHLPVTRETKRQQEDAVWKLAQDTNTDLVVLARYMQILSDEMSARLSGRCINIHHSFLPGFKGAKPYHQAHERGVKLIGATAHYVTSDLDEGPIIDQDVERISHRDTPEDLVRKGRDIERRVLARAIRYHLADRVILNGRKTVVFVD, from the coding sequence ATGCCCGACCATCAATTCGTTCTGACCCTGTCCTGTCCTGATCGACCCGGGATCGTCTCCGCGGTCTCGACGTTCCTGGCGCATAACGGCCAGAACATCCTGGACGCCCAGCAGTTCGACGATATCGAGACCGGCAAGTTCTTCATGCGCGTGGTGTTCACCGCCGCCGACCTCGCGGTCGGGCTGCCCGCGCTGCAGACCGGCTTCGCCGCGATCGCCGAACGTTTCGCCATGGAATGGCAGATGCGCGATCGCGCCAGCCGCCGCCGGGTGATGCTGCTGGTGTCGAAGTCCGATCACTGCCTGGTCGACATCCTCTATCGCTGGCGCACCGGCGAGCTCGAGATGATCCCGACCGCGATCGTTTCCAACCATCCGCGCGAGACCTACGGTTCGCTCGATTTCGGCGATATCCCGTTCCATCATCTGCCGGTGACCAGGGAGACCAAGCGGCAGCAGGAAGACGCGGTGTGGAAGCTGGCGCAGGACACCAATACCGACCTCGTGGTGCTGGCCCGCTACATGCAAATCCTGTCCGACGAGATGTCGGCGCGGCTGTCGGGCCGCTGCATTAACATCCATCATTCCTTCCTGCCGGGCTTCAAGGGCGCCAAGCCCTACCACCAGGCCCATGAGCGCGGCGTCAAGCTGATCGGCGCCACCGCGCACTACGTCACCAGTGATCTCGACGAGGGCCCGATCATCGACCAGGACGTCGAGCGCATCAGCCATCGCGACACGCCCGAGGATCTCGTGCGCAAGGGCCGCGACATCGAGCGCCGCGTGCTGGCGCGGGCGATCCGCTACCATCTTGCCGATCGCGTCATCCTCAACGGGCGCAAGACCGTGGTGTTCGTGGATTAG